One genomic region from Reichenbachiella ulvae encodes:
- a CDS encoding sulfatase/phosphatase domain-containing protein codes for MFGIKSIDSYTYRPRFQLYNLKKDPRETNNLVGLPQHRETLQLLQQKLRKFQVETSDPWAVKWQHE; via the coding sequence ATGTTTGGAATTAAATCCATAGATTCTTACACCTATCGTCCACGGTTTCAATTGTACAACTTGAAGAAAGACCCTCGGGAAACAAATAATTTGGTAGGTCTTCCTCAACATAGGGAGACACTACAATTGCTTCAACAAAAGTTGAGAAAATTCCAGGTAGAAACCAGCGATCCATGGGCAGTGAAATGGCAACATGAATAA